The following proteins are co-located in the Maridesulfovibrio sp. genome:
- a CDS encoding ATP-binding protein, with translation MSKYRVKRPHIALLIAAMYALFGFFWILFSDKLLTFFVRDTELINQIQTFKGWFYVLISTAIIYFLIEKYDRSMQKSQQNYRRLLDNIADPFFLLNSEGKIIDINKQAMNSLGYCREELIGMYLDQIDPDLDLKQWVKQVIQINLDQHLKLETRHKRKDGSIFPVEVVGCMFEEDGKKLCLAVARDITHRIQTLELMVQNEKMSSLGGMAAGIAHEINNPLSAILGACQNITNRIFNDTPRNLHIAKECNADLDSMREYMRKRDILRMISSISDAGNRASQIVSSMLNFSRGGSKRMHTCQISALIDESIDLIRSDFSFSSNTKFNQIEISKDYPQQPLSICCIQSEIQQVLMNLMKNACEAMAEKKYPQGDFPQLQLRVKNGKHLVFIEVEDNGPGIPQDKLKKVFEPFYTSKDVGKGTGLGLSISYFIITEQHKGRMEVKSTLGKGTKFIITLPEGSCDCCKTQ, from the coding sequence ATGAGTAAATATAGAGTTAAACGTCCACACATTGCCCTGCTTATCGCTGCTATGTATGCCCTATTTGGTTTTTTCTGGATTTTATTCTCGGATAAACTTCTGACCTTTTTTGTGCGAGATACGGAATTGATTAACCAGATACAAACTTTCAAAGGCTGGTTTTATGTCCTGATCAGCACTGCAATAATATATTTTCTGATTGAAAAATATGATCGATCCATGCAGAAGAGCCAACAGAACTATAGAAGGCTACTCGACAATATTGCCGACCCATTCTTCCTTCTCAATTCTGAAGGTAAGATCATAGATATAAATAAGCAGGCTATGAACTCTCTTGGCTACTGCCGCGAAGAACTAATAGGAATGTACCTTGATCAGATAGACCCTGATCTCGATCTTAAACAATGGGTAAAACAGGTGATCCAAATTAATCTGGATCAACATCTGAAACTGGAAACCAGACACAAACGCAAAGACGGCTCTATTTTTCCGGTAGAAGTGGTCGGCTGCATGTTTGAGGAGGATGGGAAAAAATTATGTTTAGCTGTAGCGCGAGACATTACCCATAGAATTCAGACACTGGAACTGATGGTCCAGAACGAGAAAATGAGTTCACTTGGAGGTATGGCTGCAGGAATTGCCCACGAAATAAACAATCCGCTCTCGGCTATACTTGGTGCATGCCAAAACATCACCAACCGTATATTCAATGACACCCCGCGAAATCTGCATATTGCCAAGGAATGCAATGCGGACTTGGATTCCATGCGGGAATACATGCGCAAAAGGGATATCCTGCGTATGATTAGTTCAATTTCTGATGCCGGGAATCGTGCATCTCAAATTGTTTCAAGCATGCTTAATTTCAGCCGTGGTGGTTCTAAAAGAATGCACACCTGCCAAATCTCGGCATTGATAGATGAAAGCATTGATCTGATCAGATCTGATTTCAGCTTCAGCAGCAACACCAAATTCAATCAAATAGAAATCTCCAAGGATTATCCACAACAACCATTATCTATATGCTGCATCCAAAGTGAGATACAGCAGGTACTTATGAATCTGATGAAGAATGCATGTGAAGCCATGGCAGAAAAGAAATACCCGCAAGGGGATTTCCCGCAACTGCAACTGCGGGTAAAAAACGGCAAGCATTTGGTCTTCATTGAGGTGGAAGACAACGGTCCCGGTATTCCGCAAGACAAACTGAAAAAAGTGTTCGAACCCTTCTACACATCCAAAGATGTCGGCAAAGGGACAGGACTGGGATTATCGATATCTTATTTTATCATCACAGAGCAGCATAAAGGACGGATGGAAGTAAAAAGCACCCTAGGCAAAGGGACAAAATTTATTATCACCCTGCCGGAAGGCAGTTGCGATTGCTGTAAAACACAATAA
- a CDS encoding cupin domain-containing protein, with amino-acid sequence MADLELKNLKDVTIKNIDHNKVLNLTDLVVYQDGQVVSRTLSQVKQISLTLFAFDAGEGLSTHSAPGDAMVQILDGVAQVTIGDEVFNVAAGESIIMPANVPHGLEARERFKMLLTLIKQ; translated from the coding sequence ATGGCTGACTTGGAACTCAAGAATCTTAAGGATGTAACCATAAAGAATATTGACCATAACAAGGTGCTGAACCTGACCGATCTGGTTGTTTATCAGGATGGGCAGGTGGTCAGCAGAACCCTTTCACAGGTTAAGCAGATTTCCCTGACTTTGTTTGCTTTTGATGCCGGTGAAGGACTCAGCACTCACAGTGCACCGGGAGATGCCATGGTGCAGATACTGGATGGAGTGGCCCAAGTGACCATCGGCGATGAAGTGTTTAATGTAGCGGCTGGCGAATCTATCATAATGCCTGCAAATGTTCCCCACGGTCTTGAGGCCCGGGAGCGGTTCAAGATGCTGCTGACCTTGATTAAGCAGTAA
- a CDS encoding efflux RND transporter permease subunit, which translates to MSAPLNPEQAQGLIASAVRFFLHSKLTVVLVIGALLLGIAAVQLTPREEEPQIVVPMADIMVQVPGAGVEEVEKLITTPLERILWQIDGVEYVYSVSHRDSSMVTVRFYVGEDREESLIKLHNAIAKNADMAPGIAAGWVIKPVEIDDVPIVALTLYPAEGREDISDFELRRVAEELASRLAEVENLSRVSLVSGRSREVRVELLPERMAGFNVSPLEIAGALQGADQSAVAGSVLSGNREIVVSANSFLEDAADVRNLVVGVFNSRPVYLRDVAEVFDGPQEADSYSRIGFSRMYLTRTGQDPEHGSRPAVTIAFSKKKGTNAVKVAEAVLERMEQLKQAILPAGIEVQVTRDYGKTADAKVDELLGSLGFAVVTVVILLAFTLGWREAAVVALAVPISFSLALFVNYMLGYTINRVTLFALILSLGLVVDDPITNVDNIQRHILMKKKKPSEATLAAVSEVLPPVIMSTLAIIVSFVPLFFITGMMGPYMAPMAANVPLTVTFSTVCALTIVPWMAFRLLKDLQPKAVAKSSGPGRIEFGYTRIITPFLESRVRRWMLVGGLAVGLVFSMALAGMRLVPLKMLPFDNKNEFQIVIDMDEGTPLEQTDRVVREMEQVLKSVPEVTNFVTYAGEPSPMDFNGLVRHYYWREGGHMADIRVNLADKTQREEQSHAIVLRLRNELEQVAAHNNANIKIVESPPGPPVISTITTEVYGAEDRPYSALIEGAQQIADTMKQESGVVDIDTSTEADQGMVDFVLDKEKAALHGVSARDVVSTLQMALSGMVPANIHEQGERNPLPVRLILPLLRRADVSSLEQLKVRTFDGKSVPLAELGRLVRISREQPVYHKNLKRVVYVFAEMAGRAPGEAILDMQGKLAKDPLPPFIWSDWAGEGEWQITLDVFRDLGLAFGAALLGIYILLIVETGSFGMPLLIMSAIPLTLLGIMPGFWLLNLISAGTVQGLVGEAFADPVFFTATGMIGMIALGGIVIRNSLVLIDFIRQSVAQGMELKEAIIKSGSVRLRPIALTAATTALGAWPITLDPIFSGLAWALIFGLFASTLFTLLVIPVGYYVFEKENK; encoded by the coding sequence ATGTCTGCTCCATTGAATCCTGAACAGGCTCAAGGGCTGATTGCTTCGGCAGTCCGCTTCTTCCTTCATTCCAAACTGACAGTGGTGCTGGTCATCGGAGCTCTCTTGCTCGGTATTGCTGCTGTTCAGCTTACCCCGCGTGAGGAAGAACCGCAGATAGTGGTGCCCATGGCCGATATCATGGTGCAGGTTCCCGGCGCGGGGGTGGAAGAGGTTGAAAAGCTGATCACCACACCATTGGAACGTATCCTCTGGCAGATTGACGGTGTGGAATATGTTTATTCAGTTTCCCATCGGGATTCGTCCATGGTTACAGTTCGCTTCTACGTGGGCGAGGACCGTGAGGAGTCCTTGATAAAACTTCATAACGCCATTGCCAAGAATGCGGATATGGCTCCGGGAATTGCTGCCGGATGGGTTATCAAGCCTGTTGAAATTGATGACGTTCCCATCGTTGCCCTGACCCTTTATCCGGCTGAGGGCCGCGAAGATATTTCCGATTTTGAATTACGCAGGGTGGCTGAGGAGCTTGCTTCCAGGCTGGCAGAGGTGGAGAACCTTTCCCGCGTTTCCCTTGTTTCCGGGCGTTCCCGTGAGGTGCGGGTGGAATTGCTGCCCGAACGCATGGCCGGATTCAATGTTTCTCCGCTGGAAATAGCCGGAGCACTTCAAGGGGCGGATCAGTCCGCTGTTGCCGGGTCTGTGCTTTCCGGTAACCGCGAGATCGTTGTTTCCGCCAACTCCTTTTTGGAAGACGCTGCTGATGTGCGTAATCTTGTGGTCGGGGTGTTTAACTCCCGCCCGGTATATCTGCGCGATGTGGCAGAGGTCTTTGACGGTCCGCAAGAGGCAGACTCCTATTCGCGGATCGGTTTTTCCCGCATGTATTTGACCCGGACCGGACAGGACCCGGAGCATGGTTCCCGTCCGGCGGTTACCATCGCCTTTTCCAAGAAAAAAGGGACCAACGCGGTCAAGGTTGCCGAGGCTGTGCTGGAACGTATGGAACAGCTTAAGCAAGCCATCCTTCCTGCCGGGATCGAAGTGCAGGTGACCCGCGATTACGGCAAGACTGCCGATGCCAAAGTAGATGAATTACTCGGCTCACTGGGATTTGCGGTGGTTACCGTGGTTATCCTGCTGGCTTTTACCCTTGGCTGGCGCGAGGCTGCGGTTGTGGCCCTTGCTGTACCGATCAGTTTTTCGCTGGCCCTATTTGTCAACTATATGCTCGGTTACACCATCAACCGGGTAACTCTTTTCGCGCTTATTCTTTCCCTTGGGCTGGTGGTGGATGATCCGATCACCAATGTAGATAATATTCAGCGGCATATCCTCATGAAAAAGAAGAAGCCTTCCGAGGCGACTCTTGCTGCTGTCTCTGAGGTTTTGCCGCCGGTGATTATGTCCACGCTGGCGATTATTGTTTCATTTGTTCCGCTTTTTTTCATTACCGGGATGATGGGACCCTATATGGCTCCCATGGCTGCCAATGTCCCACTGACCGTGACTTTTTCCACAGTCTGCGCCCTGACTATTGTGCCTTGGATGGCTTTTCGCCTGCTTAAGGATTTGCAACCAAAGGCTGTTGCAAAATCTTCCGGGCCGGGACGCATCGAGTTTGGGTATACGCGGATAATCACGCCTTTTTTGGAGTCCCGCGTCCGTCGTTGGATGCTGGTGGGGGGTCTCGCAGTCGGTCTGGTCTTTTCCATGGCTTTGGCAGGAATGAGGTTGGTACCGCTTAAGATGTTGCCTTTTGACAACAAGAATGAATTTCAGATTGTTATCGACATGGATGAGGGTACGCCTCTTGAACAGACAGATCGGGTGGTCCGCGAGATGGAGCAGGTTCTTAAATCCGTGCCTGAAGTGACCAATTTCGTGACCTATGCCGGAGAGCCTTCACCTATGGATTTTAACGGTCTGGTCCGTCATTATTATTGGCGCGAGGGCGGACATATGGCTGATATACGGGTTAATCTTGCTGACAAGACTCAGCGAGAAGAGCAAAGCCATGCCATTGTGCTCCGTTTACGCAATGAATTGGAGCAGGTTGCTGCACATAACAATGCCAATATCAAGATTGTGGAATCTCCGCCCGGACCTCCGGTAATCTCCACTATCACTACAGAGGTATATGGGGCCGAGGACCGTCCTTATTCAGCCCTTATCGAAGGTGCACAGCAGATTGCAGATACCATGAAGCAGGAGTCCGGAGTGGTGGACATCGACACTTCCACCGAAGCGGATCAGGGCATGGTTGATTTTGTGCTCGATAAGGAAAAAGCTGCCCTGCATGGCGTTAGCGCCCGTGATGTAGTCAGCACCTTGCAGATGGCCTTGTCCGGCATGGTTCCGGCTAACATTCATGAACAGGGTGAACGAAATCCGCTTCCGGTGCGGCTTATCCTGCCGCTGCTGCGGCGGGCGGATGTTTCTTCCCTTGAACAGCTCAAGGTGCGCACTTTCGACGGTAAGAGTGTGCCGCTGGCAGAGCTTGGAAGGCTGGTAAGAATCAGCCGTGAGCAGCCTGTTTATCATAAGAACCTTAAGCGCGTGGTCTACGTATTTGCGGAAATGGCCGGACGCGCACCGGGGGAAGCCATTCTTGATATGCAGGGCAAGCTTGCCAAAGACCCGCTGCCTCCGTTCATCTGGTCTGATTGGGCCGGAGAGGGAGAGTGGCAGATTACCTTGGATGTTTTCCGCGACCTCGGTCTTGCGTTCGGTGCGGCCCTGCTGGGCATCTACATCCTGCTCATTGTGGAAACCGGGTCATTCGGGATGCCGCTCCTGATTATGTCTGCCATTCCGCTGACTTTGCTGGGTATCATGCCCGGATTCTGGCTGCTTAACCTGATCAGTGCCGGAACCGTTCAAGGATTAGTGGGTGAGGCTTTTGCCGATCCGGTATTCTTCACAGCCACAGGAATGATCGGCATGATCGCGCTGGGCGGAATCGTTATCCGTAATTCTCTGGTGCTTATCGATTTTATCCGCCAGTCCGTTGCGCAGGGTATGGAATTGAAGGAAGCAATCATCAAGTCTGGTTCGGTTCGTCTCAGGCCTATTGCCCTGACTGCGGCTACCACCGCCCTTGGAGCATGGCCCATCACCCTTGACCCGATCTTTTCCGGTCTGGCTTGGGCGTTGATTTTTGGGCTGTTTGCTTCAACCCTGTTTACGCTGTTGGTCATTCCGGTGGGATATTATGTTTTTGAGAAAGAAAATAAGTAA
- a CDS encoding efflux RND transporter periplasmic adaptor subunit, with translation MTKKCILVAMLGAAIMFLVLWMTGSFESGIIEQGRVVSLRRLEVPAGIAVAELADAPVVYEAVGTVRPETEASIEAQVTGKVLNVMVRSGQKVRKGDKLIVMDAREFKTRLESAQQGLISAEAAERQAREAINAAKAESGTATATWKRMKKLFAGKVATQDELDRVEAAYLKARAALAQAEDGLDVASAGVLQARKGVEAARINLDYTTITAPADGEVAKRMVEPGDLAFPGKPLMLIQTGGTLRLEALVREGVIGQVRIGQKLEVDIQALGEKGKAIVEEVVPSADPLTRTFLVKVGLEPLPGLYPGMFGRLLIPVGKKQTVFIPARAVSRVGQLETVLVKIGEAWEPVYVRSGARYGDRLEILSGLSGNETVGFELSATGGQQ, from the coding sequence ATGACAAAAAAATGTATTCTGGTAGCCATGCTCGGTGCTGCGATAATGTTTCTAGTTCTTTGGATGACTGGTTCTTTTGAGTCCGGAATAATTGAACAGGGACGTGTTGTATCTCTCCGCAGGTTAGAAGTTCCGGCCGGTATTGCTGTTGCAGAATTAGCAGATGCTCCTGTCGTGTATGAAGCAGTCGGAACCGTCCGGCCTGAAACTGAAGCTTCCATTGAAGCACAGGTAACCGGCAAAGTGCTTAATGTCATGGTTCGTTCCGGTCAGAAGGTCCGCAAAGGCGATAAGCTCATTGTGATGGATGCCCGCGAGTTCAAGACTCGGCTTGAGAGTGCACAGCAAGGACTTATATCCGCAGAAGCCGCCGAACGTCAGGCCCGCGAAGCCATTAATGCGGCTAAGGCTGAATCAGGCACAGCCACTGCTACATGGAAGCGGATGAAGAAACTTTTTGCGGGTAAGGTTGCAACTCAGGATGAGCTTGACCGCGTGGAAGCAGCTTACCTTAAGGCCAGAGCTGCGCTGGCGCAGGCCGAGGACGGTCTGGACGTTGCCTCTGCAGGAGTGCTGCAGGCCCGTAAGGGAGTTGAAGCAGCCCGTATCAATCTTGATTATACAACTATTACCGCACCTGCAGATGGTGAAGTAGCCAAACGGATGGTTGAACCCGGAGATCTTGCTTTTCCCGGCAAGCCGCTCATGCTGATCCAGACCGGAGGAACATTACGTCTGGAAGCCCTTGTGCGTGAAGGTGTCATCGGACAGGTGCGCATCGGCCAGAAACTGGAAGTGGATATTCAGGCCCTGGGCGAGAAAGGAAAGGCGATAGTTGAGGAAGTTGTACCTTCCGCTGATCCTTTGACCCGTACCTTTTTGGTAAAAGTAGGATTGGAGCCGTTACCCGGACTTTATCCCGGAATGTTCGGACGTTTGCTTATACCTGTAGGGAAAAAACAGACTGTTTTCATCCCGGCAAGAGCAGTGTCCCGTGTAGGGCAGCTTGAGACTGTGCTGGTTAAAATCGGTGAAGCATGGGAGCCGGTCTACGTTCGCAGCGGTGCGAGATACGGAGATAGGCTGGAGATACTTTCGGGTCTGAGCGGTAATGAAACAGTGGGCTTTGAGCTTTCCGCCACCGGAGGGCAGCAATAA
- a CDS encoding ATP-binding protein — MRTKERQKDIDHYRLIFEFSPLAMIRFDETGTIIDCNQKFIDLMGSSREKLIGFNTIERTTLKMSAAVKQAVEGDTSEYEDLYTSVTGNKTTYIRAVFNPIEKGKNPTEVIATLEDISERKRVEEELAKTEARFKIMAENTKDLIYYFSVPDKSFKYVSPACLDVTGYPPGTFYADSQFFFDMVHPEWQEFMHQQWMDMAHGKMAPLVEYQIIDRYGKTKWLQQSNVPFYDEEGNPIRVEGIVRDVTELKNALERVEQEKAKAEAASRTKSEFLANMSHEIRTPLNGIMGMLQLMESETRTPKQEEYINAAMQASKRLNNVLSDILDLARVEAGKLDLHNNEFNPADELKHVFELFEITSRHSGVKLELSLPAELPEYVVGDPARLQQVLTNIVGNALKFTHEGHVAIAAHPLPRNTRDDRQILFTVEDTGVGIAEDKMNQLFQSFTQASEGYTRQYQGAGLGLSICKRLTELMGGTIAVESTVGEGTTFYLSIPFTIPDRKTFDREHYETEPETTTSFGNYRILIAEDEKINRLYTKQYLEQQGFTVDTVTDGQQLLDKLFYEDFNLVLMDVQMPVMNGIEATKAIRRGEAGAHNKRIPIIAITAYAMHGDREQFIKQGMNDYIAKPVDKEELYEVIMKALQQNKTS; from the coding sequence ATGAGAACCAAGGAAAGACAAAAGGATATAGATCACTACAGGTTGATTTTTGAATTTTCTCCGCTGGCAATGATCCGCTTTGATGAAACCGGAACCATTATAGACTGCAATCAAAAATTCATAGACTTGATGGGATCAAGCAGGGAAAAGCTTATCGGGTTCAACACGATAGAGAGAACCACTCTTAAGATGAGTGCCGCTGTGAAGCAGGCTGTTGAAGGAGACACGTCTGAATACGAAGATCTCTATACCTCCGTTACCGGGAATAAAACCACCTATATCCGCGCCGTATTCAACCCGATTGAAAAAGGGAAAAATCCCACCGAGGTTATCGCCACCCTCGAAGACATCTCCGAACGCAAAAGAGTTGAAGAAGAACTGGCTAAAACTGAAGCCCGCTTTAAAATCATGGCGGAGAACACCAAGGATCTCATCTATTATTTTTCAGTACCCGATAAATCTTTCAAATATGTCAGCCCGGCCTGTCTGGATGTCACCGGATATCCCCCGGGTACTTTTTACGCCGACTCACAGTTTTTCTTTGATATGGTCCACCCGGAATGGCAGGAGTTCATGCATCAGCAATGGATGGACATGGCTCATGGAAAAATGGCCCCCCTTGTGGAATACCAGATCATAGACCGTTACGGTAAAACAAAATGGCTGCAGCAAAGCAATGTTCCCTTTTACGATGAAGAGGGAAACCCTATAAGGGTTGAAGGAATTGTCCGCGATGTTACTGAACTGAAAAATGCCCTTGAACGGGTAGAGCAGGAAAAAGCAAAAGCTGAAGCAGCCAGCAGGACCAAATCCGAATTTCTGGCCAATATGAGCCATGAAATACGCACCCCGCTGAACGGGATAATGGGCATGCTGCAACTTATGGAATCGGAGACCCGGACGCCCAAGCAGGAAGAATATATCAATGCGGCAATGCAGGCATCCAAACGGCTGAACAATGTGCTGTCGGATATTCTCGATCTGGCCCGGGTTGAAGCAGGCAAACTGGACCTCCATAATAATGAATTCAACCCTGCTGATGAATTGAAACACGTCTTTGAACTTTTCGAAATCACATCACGGCATTCGGGTGTCAAACTGGAGCTCAGCCTGCCGGCGGAACTCCCCGAATACGTCGTTGGAGATCCGGCCCGTTTACAACAGGTCCTGACCAACATTGTCGGCAATGCCTTAAAATTCACCCATGAAGGCCATGTCGCAATCGCAGCACATCCTTTACCCCGCAACACCCGCGATGACCGTCAGATTCTGTTTACGGTTGAAGACACCGGGGTAGGAATTGCCGAAGACAAAATGAACCAGCTTTTTCAATCTTTTACCCAAGCCAGCGAAGGATATACGCGCCAATACCAAGGCGCAGGACTGGGGTTATCCATATGCAAACGGCTGACCGAGCTTATGGGCGGCACTATCGCCGTGGAAAGCACTGTCGGCGAAGGAACCACATTTTACCTGTCCATTCCGTTTACTATACCTGACCGAAAAACTTTTGATCGCGAACATTATGAAACTGAACCGGAAACAACGACCTCATTCGGCAACTACCGTATCCTCATAGCTGAAGATGAAAAAATAAACCGGCTCTACACCAAGCAATATCTTGAACAGCAGGGATTCACTGTAGACACGGTAACCGACGGTCAGCAATTACTGGACAAATTATTCTATGAAGATTTCAATCTTGTCCTTATGGATGTGCAAATGCCGGTCATGAACGGTATTGAGGCTACAAAAGCCATCAGAAGAGGTGAAGCCGGAGCGCACAACAAGCGCATCCCGATTATTGCCATTACCGCTTACGCCATGCATGGTGACCGGGAACAATTCATCAAACAGGGTATGAACGACTATATTGCCAAACCGGTGGACAAAGAAGAGCTCTATGAAGTGATCATGAAAGCACTTCAACAGAATAAAACATCCTGA
- a CDS encoding diguanylate cyclase has translation MGITTGNFKNLGNSYEEGSNAAVLSAIARSAEELTSGKGWPEGVNDLLAALGRVTGVSRVWIFRTIEVTDTHITQNYTFEWAAAPRFKQLGMPMFSMFTNKINRPEYRETIQSRLRGEWQKMVVDQLEPGWLKDTLEVQKIKSMLTIPVMVEDRWWGTLGFDDCERNYDWSDVEIALLKTAGYLISNAVLRDRLSAKRRQFSILKQLTDSSVWEFDFKTGQVWCSPELLHSVPVPTDNIRFSLHKALHLIHPDDRRPLISAARRYLKGDRKKIFRFDMRLFTDCGDLRWVELIGNIRSGKNGNPEQLAGILIDIRKRKREEERLREEAITDPLTGVANRRLFEHRLQESIDHSSSEGITSSVLFFDVDHFKELNDQYGHQAGDQGLRHLANICESLLRRKDLLARLGGDEFALLLPGTDQKTASAIGDRLLRAVESTPFEYDGKKHSMTISIGLASNDGRLTTPTRLIECADSALYEAKQKGRNRLETLTGCLIR, from the coding sequence ATGGGTATAACTACGGGGAATTTCAAAAACCTTGGCAACTCTTATGAAGAGGGGTCCAATGCTGCAGTGCTCTCTGCCATTGCCCGGAGTGCGGAAGAACTCACATCCGGTAAAGGCTGGCCGGAGGGAGTCAACGATCTTCTGGCTGCGCTTGGACGGGTAACAGGTGTGAGCCGGGTCTGGATTTTCCGGACCATTGAAGTCACCGACACTCATATTACCCAGAACTACACTTTTGAATGGGCTGCCGCCCCCCGCTTCAAACAACTGGGCATGCCCATGTTCAGTATGTTCACCAACAAGATCAACCGCCCTGAATACCGGGAAACCATCCAGAGCAGATTGCGCGGGGAATGGCAGAAAATGGTCGTCGACCAACTTGAACCGGGCTGGCTCAAAGACACTCTTGAAGTCCAGAAGATCAAATCAATGCTGACCATCCCGGTCATGGTTGAAGATCGCTGGTGGGGCACTTTAGGCTTTGACGATTGTGAACGAAACTACGACTGGTCGGATGTAGAAATCGCCCTGCTCAAGACCGCCGGATATCTTATTTCAAATGCGGTACTCCGTGACCGCCTCAGCGCCAAGCGCAGGCAATTCAGTATTCTCAAGCAATTAACTGACAGCAGTGTCTGGGAATTTGATTTCAAGACCGGACAGGTCTGGTGCTCACCGGAACTTCTGCATTCGGTCCCTGTGCCTACCGACAACATCCGATTTTCACTGCATAAAGCCCTGCACTTGATTCATCCGGACGACCGCCGCCCGCTTATTTCAGCAGCGAGGAGATATCTCAAAGGAGACCGCAAAAAGATATTCCGCTTTGATATGCGCCTGTTCACTGATTGCGGTGACCTGCGCTGGGTCGAACTGATAGGTAACATCCGTAGCGGCAAAAACGGCAATCCGGAACAGCTGGCCGGGATACTGATCGATATACGCAAGCGAAAACGCGAAGAAGAACGCTTACGCGAAGAAGCGATTACTGATCCGCTCACCGGAGTAGCCAACCGCCGTCTATTTGAACATCGCCTTCAGGAATCTATTGACCACTCCAGCAGTGAGGGTATTACCTCCTCGGTGCTCTTTTTTGATGTTGACCACTTTAAAGAGCTTAACGATCAGTACGGACATCAGGCCGGAGACCAAGGGCTGCGGCATCTGGCGAACATCTGCGAATCCCTGTTGAGACGCAAAGACCTGCTGGCCCGTCTGGGAGGAGATGAATTCGCCCTGCTTCTACCGGGGACGGACCAGAAAACAGCATCCGCAATCGGTGATAGACTCCTACGTGCAGTTGAATCCACGCCCTTTGAATATGACGGCAAAAAACACAGTATGACTATCAGTATAGGGCTAGCCAGCAACGACGGCCGCCTGACCACCCCGACCCGTTTGATCGAATGCGCCGATTCAGCGCTCTATGAAGCCAAACAAAAGGGACGTAACAGACTGGAAACCCTGACAGGCTGCCTGATACGTTGA
- the fabG gene encoding 3-oxoacyl-ACP reductase FabG: protein MSQIALITGASKGIGAAIALQLAEDGYDIWLNYRSDDEGAEKTAGAIREAGRKCTMLKFDVTDEDAVESALSPLLQEEVPYIVVNNAGFARDSIMMMMSSDDWNKVLQVHLSGFFNVTKPVVSRMLRKRTGRIINIASTSGETGVAGQTNYSAAKAGLIGATRSLAVEVAKRNILVNAVTPGFIETDMVAELPVDQIKEQIPLKRLGTPQEVAGVVSFLCSDKASYITGQTIAVNGGIHT from the coding sequence ATGTCGCAAATTGCTTTAATTACAGGTGCCAGCAAAGGCATCGGCGCAGCTATCGCCCTGCAACTGGCTGAAGACGGCTACGATATCTGGCTCAACTACCGCAGTGATGATGAAGGTGCGGAAAAAACCGCTGGCGCCATCCGCGAGGCCGGCCGGAAATGCACCATGCTTAAGTTTGATGTCACCGATGAAGATGCTGTTGAAAGCGCTCTTTCCCCGCTCTTGCAGGAAGAGGTTCCTTACATCGTGGTCAATAATGCCGGATTCGCGCGCGATTCAATCATGATGATGATGTCTTCCGACGACTGGAACAAAGTTCTGCAAGTACACCTGAGCGGATTTTTCAATGTAACCAAGCCGGTTGTTTCGCGCATGCTGCGTAAACGGACCGGACGAATCATCAATATCGCTTCCACTTCCGGCGAAACCGGAGTTGCCGGACAGACCAACTACTCCGCAGCCAAGGCCGGGCTCATCGGGGCAACCCGTTCTCTGGCGGTAGAAGTTGCCAAACGCAATATTCTGGTCAATGCGGTTACTCCCGGATTTATCGAGACCGACATGGTTGCCGAGCTGCCCGTAGACCAGATTAAAGAACAGATCCCGCTGAAAAGACTGGGAACACCGCAGGAAGTTGCCGGAGTTGTATCCTTTCTCTGTTCGGATAAGGCCTCCTACATTACCGGGCAGACCATTGCGGTTAACGGCGGCATTCATACCTAG